Proteins from a single region of Chryseobacterium sp. W4I1:
- a CDS encoding low molecular weight protein-tyrosine-phosphatase: MKILMVCLGNICRSPLAEGIMKTMLPGNFFVDSAGTISMHEGEHPDKRAIKTAANHHIDISNQKSRPITKADFDTFDKIYCMDIEVYEDVISKAQNEEQHQKVSLFLSASGNYKNAEVPDPYWGDMKDFEDVFQLLNRGCEEIKNQILSANTF; the protein is encoded by the coding sequence ATGAAAATATTAATGGTCTGCTTAGGCAATATTTGCAGAAGCCCTTTAGCAGAAGGTATTATGAAGACAATGCTTCCTGGAAATTTCTTTGTAGATTCAGCAGGAACCATTTCCATGCATGAAGGGGAACATCCGGATAAAAGAGCAATAAAGACTGCGGCCAATCATCATATTGATATTTCCAACCAAAAATCAAGACCGATCACCAAGGCTGATTTTGATACGTTTGACAAGATCTACTGCATGGATATAGAGGTCTACGAAGACGTAATTTCAAAAGCTCAAAATGAAGAACAGCATCAGAAAGTATCATTATTTCTGTCCGCTTCAGGAAATTATAAAAATGCTGAAGTTCCCGATCCTTACTGGGGAGATATGAAGGATTTTGAAGACGTTTTCCAACTGCTGAATAGAGGCTGTGAAGAAATAAAGAACCAAATTCTGTCAGCCAATACTTTCTAA